The following is a genomic window from Thalassophryne amazonica chromosome 14, fThaAma1.1, whole genome shotgun sequence.
GATGCAGCACCTTGTCCTGTGGGAAGAACCCaccaacacacaaataaataagtaaGCAAATAAACAAGTCAATTTTTGAATGAAGTTCTTGAATGcacattttttaatctgtttgacaTTGCAACAAAAACATTATTAAACGGAAAAACTACAAATATAAAAATTACCTATACATACACGGATGTGGTACTGCAGACTGaggttatttattgatttatttattcatataagATGCTGAACAttgcaacaaaaacaaactgcTTCACAGAATGCAgtcaggaattttttttaaatatattaatcTTAACATTATTTTTTCCAAAGGTAAGAACTAATAAAATaacaaattaaattgaaaaatttaaaatGAAATTCATTCTTTAATGTTATTTTTAAACATAGTGTAATTTCTGACAGGAGAAAAGTGTGCACTGCATCTTTAAAGGAGATGCAGCGTCAGAGTGAGGAGGCGTTGAGATGCTGAGATGGATGCTgctgggatggggggggggggggggggatcgctGAGCAGAGGAATTATGAAACATAGGCATGCAGAGAGAAACCGTGAACCTGCTGCGTTCTAATATCCAGGTAACACAcgcttacattttatttattcagaTCGACTTTTCAGAGGGAGGAAAAATTAGCATTTTGGTGGTGATGCAGAATAAAATAACCACTGATTTGTTTGTGAGTGGAAGAGATTCAGGTGGAGAAGACTGTAGTCAGTGATGGAACATTGTACAAAATGTTCTAAAATGGTTCATCATAAACAGCATGAATAATCTTTTGCTCCATACAGCCACGGCCACATTACTGACTGTAGATCATTTTGGTTTTATTATTCGGTCCAGAAAAAGGTAGAAAATGCTACTTGTAAAAAATTCCCTTTAGCCAAAGGTGTTGTCTTTACAGGGGCGGCTCCAGGATTAAGGGAGGGTCAAtgtttttaaaacacacacatcacactgaTCATTGTTTCACCTGCATTTTCTTTCTGTTTCTCGGGCCTGCTCAAAAACTAGCAAATTAATTTTAATCTCTGTGAAAAAAAGATAAAGCTGGTGTAAAATGCAACTTACTATTGTTGACAAAAGTAGACATTCAGAATTTTAAAAAGTAAGCAGATATGTCACAAACACAACAGAGAAAGAGCTCGTTTACTGATCACTCTGTCGAAACCAAAAACAGTGAATGAACAGAATACTTCAGAAATAATTTGCATTGGAAAATGGTGCAAACACTaacaggagctgtgtgtgtgtgtgtgtgtgtgtgtgtgtgtgtgtgtgtgtgtgtgtgtgtgtgtgtgtgtgtgtgtgtgtgtgtgtgtgtgtgtgtgtgtgtgtgtgtgtgtgtgtgtgtgtgtgagagagagagagagagagagggtgaatttgaggcatcaTTGTGAAACACtttgacaaaaacaacaacaaaaaagccaaCTGCCATCCATTTACTATTTAACACGAATCAAGAAAGTTCAGTAAACTCATgtcagttttgaacatgttcaaaattttgaggagctcagctggaCTCATGCCAGCTGCCACGTGCACAGTGGAGCAGCTCAGTGCAACTCAGTGTCTAATTTTCACACCAACCATAAAGAGAATTACCCCAAGATATGAAGAGTTGAAGATGGTGTGTGCATCAATTTCAAATTTCACACCAAGCCATCTCAAGCTAAGTGCAGGTGGAGCCGAGGTTCCTGGAAGTCCACTGAGCTTCAGACAAAAACACTATTTCCCACCATTTTCCACGTGGTGTGCCTGCACCAAACAAGGAACCGCCGTGCCAAGAGTTGTAGCTTGACCAGTTATGGCATGAAACATCAACAAAACTTTGCCAGGTGCCAGAGCAACTTTAGAGAAGCTTCTAGGTGATGTGTGTCACTCAAAAGCCAACGGATTAGATTGTGGTTGAACTATGTGAACAGGGCATGTCTATGCAGAGAGTCTGCTCTCAGCACAACTTCCCCAATTACAAGAAAATGAAACGCCAAATGAATAAATTGCTTCAGAAAGTGAGACGCTGTTTATTGAAACATCTGTTTCGGAAAGTAACTTGCTGTGGAATGTTTGAAACATTGTGTGAAAcaactgctttggccattcttacaaaatatttcaaatatgtgaatctttttttttttttttttggaaaatgactCATTTTAAAATGCTTGACACACTGTGTGAAACAATGGTTTTCAGAAGATGATTCATTGTTTCTAAATGCTTGAAATAATATATGAAATAATTACTTGGGGAAATGATTAATTTTTACAAAATGTTTGAAACACTGTGTTAAAAGATGGCTTGAGAAgatgattattttttttccaaatgccTGCAACATTATGTggaattcagtgtttcaaaatgcttCAAACATTATTTGAGACACTTACAATGgaaaatgattcattgttttaaaaTTGCAATGGAAAACAATTTGCTATTTCAAAATTCTgaaataataaatgaaatgactGTTGCTGCCATGGCGCTGGGGACCTTGTTACTATGGCAACAAGCAGCAAAAttacaaatcatttatggaagaaTATTGAGTGGATCATTTTTCTTTTCCAGTGAATGAGAATATAAAGACATACTTGTTATTCATCTTATTATTGAACAATAATTATTCTAATTATTGTATTAATAatgaattaataataattaatcataattggtcatccgtggggagctcggagtagagccactgctccattgtgttgaaaggagccagttgaggtgattcaggcatctggtaaggatgccccctgggcgcctccctagggaggtgttccaggcacgtccatctgggaggagaccccggggaagacccaggactaggtgaagagattatatctccacattggcctgggaatgcctcgggatcccccagtcagaggtggtcaatgtggcctgggaaaattAAGTTTGggatcccctgctagagctgttgcccctgagACCCaaccccagataagcagttgaagatgagtgagtgaagagTAAAAATAATTTACACTTATGTTTTTTTGAGTGATCTTGTATGTACAAGTTCTTCAACTTCTGTACAAAAAAGCATAACACCAAATTCATGTATTACTAGCATGTTTTGATTAAACATTTACTTTTATAAATGACAGTCAACATTTTCTCCATCTCATACAGTTTGTAATTATCACTCAATCTGAAGGAACACAGGACCTCAGCACCTGGATCTATCCCACTATCACCACGTGGATGCTATGGCAAGATGTGTTCATCCTGATAGTTTCTCTCTGTCGAACCATCAGCAGACAGATACCATGGCAATATGTGTTCTGCGTGCATCCTGGTGGTTTCTTTTTGTCCCTCCGTCAGCAGGTGGATACTATGGCAACATGCGTCTGTTGTTTGCATCTTGGTGGTTTCTTTCTCTCccttcatcagcaggtggatACCTTGGCAACATGTGTCGTGTGCATCCTGATGGTTTCTCTCTGACTTCCCATCAGGAGATGGATACCATGGCAACATGTGTGTCTTGTGTGCATCTTGGTGGTTTGTGTCTGTCCCACCATCAGCAAGTGGATGCCTTGGTAACGTGCCCTGTGTGCATTCTGTTGGTTTCTTTTTGTCCTGCCATCAGTAAGTGGATACCATGGCAACATGTATGTCTTGTTTGCATCTTGGTGGTTTCTTTCTGTCTCTCCATCAGCAGGTAGATACCATGGCAACATGCGTCCCTTGTTCGCATCGTGGTGGTTTCTTTGTGTCccttcatcagcaggtggatACCATGGCAACATGTATGTCTTGTTTGCATCTTGGTGGTTTCTTTCTGTCTCTCCATCAGAAGGTGGATACCATGGCAACATGCATCCCTTGTTTGCATCGTGGTGGTTTCTTTGTGTCCCTTCATCAGCAGAAGGATACCATGGCAGCATGTGTGTCTTGTTTGCATCTTGGTGGTTTCTTTCTCTCCCTTCATCAGCAGGTAGATACCATGGCAACATGCGTCCCTTGTTTGCATCGTGGTGGTTTCTTTGTGTCccttcatcagcaggtggataccatggcaacatgtgttgtgtGCATCCTGATGGTTTCTCTCTGACCATGTCATGTGCATCCTGATGGTTTCCCTCTGACCTCCCGTCAGCAGGTGGATACCATGGCAACATGTGTGTCTTGTTTGCATCATGGTAGTTTCTTTCTGTCccttcatcagcaggtggatACCATGGCAACATGTGTCATGTGCATCCTGATGGTTTTTCTCTGTCCCATCGTTAGCAGGTGGATACCAAAGCAACTTGTGTGTCATGTGTGCATCCTCTTGGTTTCTGTCTGTCCCACCATCAGCAGGTTGACACCTTGGcaacgtgtgtgtgtggtgtgtgtgtgtgtgtgtgtgtgtgtgtgtgtgtgtgtgtgtgtgtgtgtgtgtgtgtgtgtgtgtgtggtgtgtgtgtgtgtgtgtgtgtgtgtgtgtgtgtgagagagagagagagattttactGGTCCACtattgatttagaacacaaacTCCATCACAAGCTCAGTGACTACATAACTGCACTGGGTAAGCTAAAAACACCCACAATAATttccttcttgtcaccactgatggTGAAACTGTCATCAGGTGTCTGGTAGGATGGAGAGGATCCCTATGAAGCTAAACATGTGCATGTTTTACTCACTAAATGTAAAACTTTTTAAATGACCAATTTTTCCAGTgaactgcttaccttagcctcctgGTTATCTGGTGGTGCTGCTCTCCAGTGAGTGATTACAAGATAATCGATGAGAGGCTTGGTCTTCTGCATACTACAGGAACAAGCCTCAATTGAACTACGTTTCTATAGCATTTTCCATGTAATGCAAACATTCAGTTATGTCTCATATTCACACATTCTGATGCCAGCCTGCAGCCACGCAAGGTGCTCAAATGGGAGCACTGTGCAACTTACTCAAGGGTACTTTAGTAAGTTGCCTGTCTGCCTGGAAATCGAACAGAGGACCCTCTGGTTAAAAGTCCACCTCTCTATCTCCGGCGCCATCTCAATGCCTAAGAAAATCCCTCTGTGTAACTGGTGATTGTTTCTTCAATCACatctacagaagcctataactccttcagcgatgtcttggtgtcttccctcacttgtctccttcttgcacagtaccGCAGTTTTTGAGACCTGCCTTCTCTGGATAGCTTTATCATACAGTCTGTATTTGTTAAAGCTCCAGTGTGTAGGATATGATGCCATATAGTAATGAGGTGGCAGGTTGCATTATGCCATCAtcagtcacaatttttttttccttaatgtTTTTCCTTAATGAAGTGGAATCGTGCTCCTTTTCCATCTCTTGTGATAGCCGATATGTataatcctccatttcacaaaaatgagggttcccaAACTGCatataggggagcaaccactgatttctCTGCTTTTGTCCTTTTAAACTGCTGTATCACCACACTATGTGATGAAAGAGTTGaagttgtagagacattcacttatctctgcgGTGACACAAATGTCTCTGGGTTCCCGGCCTTTGAGTTtgagaggcacctgggaagagcttatggagtcaagaggtcactggacagacagTTTAGCGATCTTTGCAGGTGATCGAATGTCCAAGTCTTTTTGGGTCCTAGTGCTGCctctcttgctgtatggttgtgagacttggatgctaaccagtgacctaaggcaatgactggatgtctttgaaggatccttgggtaccactggaatggctttgtaTCACATGAGTGGTCACTAGCCTTGTCAGGGAGCGTCAGGTTCAAccatttggccatgtggcccatttctctgtgccTGATCCAGCACGTAGGTGCCTGAGTGTCAAGGACACCcgtagctgaagaaggccaaggggatgtccatgTTTCACTTGACTGAGACAGATATCTGGTTATTTTTAGAGGTGTGGGAATGGAatggttgtctacctgggtggttgccatccaggacccgggCAATTATGTGGTGCTGTGGATGCGGCAAAGCGCAACACCAGGGCATGCTTActgctgtatcaacatggtggttcAACATGGCAGCATCTATGAGGGGGCCTGATCCCCCATAGATATGAAGATGTCATTCTTAGCTAATGAAAGcacattgatttgttgttgcagaTAATTATACCCCAATGAACAGATGTTATGAATGctttattccatttctgctaaatcctacacactgtagctttaaagactGAAACAGTTTGCCGTATTGTATGAATACATCACACGTTCTGTGTGTGGGAGTGTCGTAAATGTTGGTGTAAGCGATTGTGTGAATGTGTGCAGCTCTGTTGTACAAGGCTGTTAATCATCAACCTCACTGGAAGCTGTGAACAGCCCATCTTACTATGTCCCGTGTAGCCAACTCTCACAACGTGTTGTTTCACTGAATTGGTTTGATGTCATTCCTCTTTGCATTGTTTCAAATGTGAAAATAATATCGTTGAGTAATAGTTTGCTGAACAGCTGAAGCCCTCTGACTGTACGCTGagacactcagtaagtgttgttTGCACTATCAGCCCACTGCAGTTGATTTATAGGGAAGATCATGGAAATGTATGGGATTAGATTTGTGCCAAAAGTTTCATAGTCATTAAAAGATTTTGATTGAATTAAAAAAAGACGCATGACaataagtagaaaaaaaaaaatcctcaacaacaACATCTAcgtaaagatgttggttgttcacagtcagctgtgtctaaactctggaccaaatacaaacaacatgggaaggttgttaaaggcaaacatactggtagaccaaggaagacatcaaagcgtcaagacagaaaacttaaagcaatatgtctcaaaaatcgaaaaatgtacaacaaaaaaaatgaggaacgaatgggaggaaactggagtcaacgtctgtgaccgaactgtaagaaaccgcctaaaggaaatgggatttacatacagaaaaactaaacagaaaaaaacaaggttacaatgggctaaggaaaagcaatcgtggactgtggatgactggatgaaagtcatattcagtgatgaatctcgaatctgcattgggcaaggtgtgatgctggaacttttgtttggtgcctttccaatgagatttataaagatgactgcctgaagagaacatgtaaattccacagtcattgatgatatggggctgcatgtcaggtaaaggcactggggagatggctgtcattacatcatcaataaatgcacaagtttatgttgatattttggacaattgaaaggatgtttggggatgatgaaatcatttttcaagatgataatgcatcttgccatagagcaaaaactgcaaaaacattccttgcaaaaagacacatagggtcaatgtcatggcatagggtcaatgtcaatgagcagatctgatttgatgcaggtgttaatttgggggatgaaaatttacagggtgattccataatttattcctcagaattgagtgattccatattttttccctctgcttggtctaaaaaagtaaccgttactgactgccacaatcttttttcttgatttcttatagtgtttcttaaagccagaaagttgccatttgaaatgactttagttttgtgtcatgtctgtgatctgcttttttctacaaaattaaacaactgaatgaacatcctctgaggccggtgattccataatttttgccaggggttgtatatactatCTGAGTTTCTGTCTAAACATTGCGCCACTATGCTAAGATGTTGTATTCTTTCTTGATTGGTCCACTTCTCATCCTGTgtgcagtgcagtcttgtttccTCTTGTATCCCAGTGCTGATCCTGACCTAAAAAGGAAATAtcatacaacccccccccccatcctgacTTGAGCTGCACGTGTCCCCCTGCCTCAATGAAAAAAACAACTTGACCTCGTCTCCTGATTGCCCAATAAGACACACAAACTTGGCCTTGTCTCAGTTACATGAATcatcagaaaaatagaaaaacatattttcacaTCTTGTCTCAATACTGTTTATCAGCACTTTTTAGCATGCAAAGGCACAGGAGTCTTTTTCAGGTCACAATAGAAAGACAAGCtagcataagaaaaagaaaatgtaactaataaagaataaaatcaccATAATATTTTTACAAATTCTATGGTAAAGGAATTACAATTCCATATTTTGTCTTACCATTAAAAATTTGAtctgattgtaattctgttagGACTTTAATCATTTTGACACTAATGTTACTCCATATATCCAGTCCTGTATAACGTAGTTTTTTTACGTCTGTTGTTGGCTGTTTTGTCTCAGTTGAATTTTGTTCTTTCCCACCTCAGGTTTACCATGGAACACCACATGACAGAAGACACACCCGTATGTGCACCACAGCCATAATGAAGCATGTCCACCTTTAGGACGGATACCTCCTGAGAATATTTCCAATGGCGTTTTGTAATGAGAGCATGCTGAAGGCCTGTGACTTCATGGAACCAGACAATCTGCCAGAAACGGAGGAAAGTCTCCCGCCAGACGCTGAGACTCCTTTGATGTCTGTCACTCTGCGTGTGACTCTGGCGGCTATAATGCTCTTCATGATTGCCATCAGTTTCCTTGGCAACGCCATTGTGTGTCTGATTGTTTACCAGAAACCCGCCATGCGTTCTGCTATCAACTTGCTCCTCGCCACTTTGGCCTTTTCGGACATCATGCTGTCTCTGCTCTGCATGCCGTTCACCGCCGTCACTGTGGCCGCGTCAGATTGGGGTTTTGGGAGTGGATTTTGCCGTGTGTCCATCATGCTCtactggttgtttgtcctggaggGCGTGTCCATCCTCCTCATCATCAGCGTGGATCGATTCCTTATTATTGTCCAGCGTCAGGACAAGTTGACTCCCCATCGGGCCAAACTGCTGATTGCAGCCTCCTGGGTGTTGAGTGTGTGCGTTTCCTTGCCGTCTGTAGTCGGCTGGAGGACAGGTGCAGCAGGGATAGGCGGAGCTTGGGCGCCGCAGTGTGTCCTGGGATACAGCGAGTCCATGGCGGATCGTGGCTACACAGTACTGTTAGCGGTAGCCGTGTTCTTTGTGCCATTTGTAGTCATGCTGTACTGTTACTTGTGCATACTCAACACAGTGCGGCGCAACACTTTGCGCATTCACAACCACAACAGTGAACATTCCTGCCTCCCAGCCCTCAATCAAGTCAGCAAAATGAGGCTCACTGGGCTTCAGCGCCCCCCTCAGGTCAACGTGGACATGAGTTTCAAGACCAGAGCTTTCACGACCATCCTCATCCTGTTTGTGGCTTCTCGGTTGCTGGCTGCCTCACACCGTGGTCAGCCTCCTGGCCGTGTTCAGCCGTGAGTTCTACTACAGTCCCGTCTTTTACCCGGTTAGCATCAGCGCGCTGTGGCTCAGCTACCTGAAGACCGTCTTCAACCCCGTCATCTACTGCTGGAGGATCAGAAAGTTCAGGGAGGCCTGTCAGGAGTTCATGCCCAAAAGCTGCAGACTGTGTCCAAAGATGTCGGGCAGAAGTCGCAGAAGAGTGAGGCCGAGCAACATCTACGTCTGCAGTGAGACTCAGTCAGCCGTGTGACACGTGTGGATCAGTTAACCTCCTAATTTTGGGGCATGTTGCCAAGTTTTATCTTGCAAAATGCGCGGAACACAAAATAATAAGAGACTGGCCCACACTGGGTGCATTttcattacccccccccccccccccccccaaatgtgcAATTTGAAGTAGCAAATTGAAAATCTGCTTAATGGAAATGTGTATTTCAACCTGCCCCctcaacaccaaaaaaaaaaactgtcttttTTAATGATTCACAAAAAAATActtatttcacaaaaaaattgAATTAAACACTTTTTTAGCTATTACAGGCCATATGATGTACAGAAAGCGTCACATGACTTTCTAAATACAGTATGTGTGGACAGAGTAAGAGACAGAGAGCTCATTAAACCTTTTTAGAGATAAAGTTACGGCAAGATTGGACTAGAAAAATACATTCATTTTTTCGGAGGCTTGTCAggtcgtggtggcagcagactaagcagctcgtcCCACGCTTCcctgtcctcagccaagtcctgtaactcttcccagaggcattcccaagcaatctgggaaatataatccctccagcatgtcctgggtcttccccgggacctcctcccagttggacatacctggaagacctttgtaaatacaacaaaacacaaaaatacaaCAACTGCAAAATGGCAATATGTAGCGGGACTTACCATTCCATCAACATTTCCACTGGAAATACAGTTCTCGCGAGAGCGGCTCACTGGAATGACAGCTATTGCGAGAAGACAAAACCCAGCAGTCACATTCCAACAGTTAACAGAATCGCTGTCATTTCGCTGTTGTGCTTGTCGATATTCTTAAAATATCTCAACTTTTGCACTAATCTGtatagtggggcggcatagcaaaacaattgttcactttgtgataaaagcatagaatttgacagacatattctaaattaaaaatgtttattttcagatatggagccatcctggagctgacctctaatgagcaacAGGggccaataaagaattacacaggggtcaaaatttaaaaatgctccagtcatgttgaaaactataccacattatttttctgatcataacaattccaaaaaggtatagtttggactatctatgactgcatgttctggagttatggggcaagatcagtttcagttttgtataggggtcaaaagttaaagttgcttcaattttggtaaaaagtgatgcaaattattggttgaaataaaaggattaataaatggaatagttttgactgtgttgaatgcttggtcttcaaagtaaaggtcaaacaaggttgacatccattggattctatgatgtatgacatatgttaccctgtaacatgacagatggtgcaaactgttcctttttaaaatgctattaacacaaccaataatttgcatcattttttttttaccattttttttttaattgtgcacAATTTAAAACCTGTTTCAAAAGTTTGATGTCATTTTaaatcatgatccacaaaacGTGGGTAGTCCAACTTAACTAGTGCAAACCGGTGGTACTCGTGTGTAAAAGCAGGTGAACGGGTACAATATGCAGTAGTTTTATAGAGTTACCAAGAGAAATATTGCAGCCCCTCTCACTCCCACAATCTCTTTCTTCATCCTGTGCTGGTGGAGCATGTTATTTTTAAGTTTCCTGTGCACTGATTTAtctgttttgttggtttttttctgACATAAACACAGATTTGCTCCATCTTCTGTTATTTCACTGTGGTTCAAACCCTATAACAGTATATTTGAAGAAATAGCTTCTTTCAAAGCTCACTGAAAGTTGGAAGGGCTGCATGCACCAAAAGACAAATTTATGTTTTTTAAGTCAAGGACAATGCAGACAAGCAGCACTGCAGTTAAAAACCAGCTATAAAGGTGATTTTCCACAAAATTCGCAAATTTTACTTTATGATGAAATGTAGCTTTATGAAGTACATTCATTTCTGTGGTATGTCACAAAATTACAGCTAAATGTAATGCTGGTATTTATTTTTGAAGGATTCCATGGCAAATATAGGGAGGTGACACGTGTGTGCAGGTTTGAAGTTCATGTTCTTCACAGCAAAATCTATggtgtttgttgtgaaagtgtagtgacacggacccacaacagggggcggtaatgaacagacaatggattaagccaaaaagtaacaatttaatgttgtgaattgcacaatggaatacagacaattgcagttgaggagtacagtcaatcatacacaaggtgacgtgtgggcaggctcgaggatag
Proteins encoded in this region:
- the LOC117525154 gene encoding LOW QUALITY PROTEIN: high-affinity lysophosphatidic acid receptor-like (The sequence of the model RefSeq protein was modified relative to this genomic sequence to represent the inferred CDS: inserted 2 bases in 1 codon); this translates as MAFCNESMLKACDFMEPDNLPETEESLPPDAETPLMSVTLRVTLAAIMLFMIAISFLGNAIVCLIVYQKPAMRSAINLLLATLAFSDIMLSLLCMPFTAVTVAASDWGFGSGFCRVSIMLYWLFVLEGVSILLIISVDRFLIIVQRQDKLTPHRAKLLIAASWVLSVCVSLPSVVGWRTGAAGIGGAWAPQCVLGYSESMADRGYTVLLAVAVFFVPFVVMLYCYLCILNTVRRNTLRIHNHNSEHSCLPALNQVSKMRLTGLQRPPQVNVDMSFKTRAFTTILILFVASRXCWLPHTVVSLLAVFSREFYYSPVFYPVSISALWLSYLKTVFNPVIYCWRIRKFREACQEFMPKSCRLCPKMSGRSRRRVRPSNIYVCSETQSAV